The Impatiens glandulifera chromosome 8, dImpGla2.1, whole genome shotgun sequence genome includes a window with the following:
- the LOC124912180 gene encoding uncharacterized protein LOC124912180 isoform X1: MASTVGLVPITRAYLASYYEKYPLSPLPHDVFRLTAQIRSMSNHFSKDYLPLTQEESILLHEADKQPPVIIDENFWKNREQIEEIIFLLEQSPLLDDEFGIVLGRWKSKFEKTLEKLKSSQIRSSEIVFNSVMKYMPQDIRGALIRIQRDRSERKKEAEVKALVHSGGTIHQRYSLLWKQQMDRRQQLAQLGSATGAYKIIVKYLVGVPQVLLDFVRQINDVDGPMVELQRRYGPPLYSLTTMVLNIRLFLTLWWQRFGEKQLESHQITALEEAIDVYTNEFENLVTFFG; this comes from the exons ATGGCTTCAACTGTAGGACTAGTCCCAATAACAAGGGCATATCTAGCTTCTTACTACGAAAAGTATCCTCTATCTCCTCTTCCCCATGATGTCTTTCGTCTTACAGCTCAGATTCGCTCAATGTCCAACCATTTCTCTAAGGACTACTTGCCCCTTACTCAAG AGGAAAGTATACTCTTACATGAAGCTGATAAACAACCTCCTGTTATAATTGATGAGAACTTTTGGAAGAACAGAGAGCAGATTGAGGAAATTATATTCTTGTTAGAACAAAGCCCACTTCTTGATGATGAATTTGGTATTGTTTTGGGGAGATGGAAAAGTAAGTTTGAGAAGACTCTTGAGAAATTGAAGTCTTCTCAAATTAGGAGTTCAGAAATTGTTTTCAATTCAG TTATGAAGTATATGCCTCAAGATATTCGTGGTGCTTTAATTAGAATACAAAGAGATAGGTCTGAGAGGAAGAAGGAAGCTGAAGTTAAAGCTTTAGTTCATTCTGGTGGAACTATACATCAACGTTATTCATTGCTATGGAAACAACAAATGGACag GAGGCAGCAGTTAGCTCAGCTTGGTTCAGCAACAGGTGCATATAAGATCATTGTGAAGTATCTAGTAGGAGTTCCTCAG GTTTTGCTTGATTTTGTTAGACAGATCAATGATGTTGATGG gCCTATGGTAGAGCTACAACGAAGATATGGACCGCCCCTATATAGTCTCACGACGATGGTGCTCAATATCCGACTTTTTCTTACGCTGTGGTGGCAACGATTTGGAGAAAAACAATT AGAGAGCCATCAAATAACAGCTCTAGAAGAAGCAATTGATGTATATAccaatgagtttgaaaatttagtGACATTTTTTGGGTaa
- the LOC124912180 gene encoding uncharacterized protein LOC124912180 isoform X2, translating into MASTVGLVPITRAYLASYYEKYPLSPLPHDVFRLTAQIRSMSNHFSKDYLPLTQEESILLHEADKQPPVIIDENFWKNREQIEEIIFLLEQSPLLDDEFGIVLGRWKSKFEKTLEKLKSSQIRSSEIVFNSVMKYMPQDIRGALIRIQRDRSERKKEAEVKALVHSGGTIHQRYSLLWKQQMDRRQQLAQLGSATGAYKIIVKYLVGVPQVLLDFVRQINDVDGPMVELQRRYGPPLYSLTTMVLNIRLFLTLWWQRFGEKQLEVFADSPFFITAEAAGAKS; encoded by the exons ATGGCTTCAACTGTAGGACTAGTCCCAATAACAAGGGCATATCTAGCTTCTTACTACGAAAAGTATCCTCTATCTCCTCTTCCCCATGATGTCTTTCGTCTTACAGCTCAGATTCGCTCAATGTCCAACCATTTCTCTAAGGACTACTTGCCCCTTACTCAAG AGGAAAGTATACTCTTACATGAAGCTGATAAACAACCTCCTGTTATAATTGATGAGAACTTTTGGAAGAACAGAGAGCAGATTGAGGAAATTATATTCTTGTTAGAACAAAGCCCACTTCTTGATGATGAATTTGGTATTGTTTTGGGGAGATGGAAAAGTAAGTTTGAGAAGACTCTTGAGAAATTGAAGTCTTCTCAAATTAGGAGTTCAGAAATTGTTTTCAATTCAG TTATGAAGTATATGCCTCAAGATATTCGTGGTGCTTTAATTAGAATACAAAGAGATAGGTCTGAGAGGAAGAAGGAAGCTGAAGTTAAAGCTTTAGTTCATTCTGGTGGAACTATACATCAACGTTATTCATTGCTATGGAAACAACAAATGGACag GAGGCAGCAGTTAGCTCAGCTTGGTTCAGCAACAGGTGCATATAAGATCATTGTGAAGTATCTAGTAGGAGTTCCTCAG GTTTTGCTTGATTTTGTTAGACAGATCAATGATGTTGATGG gCCTATGGTAGAGCTACAACGAAGATATGGACCGCCCCTATATAGTCTCACGACGATGGTGCTCAATATCCGACTTTTTCTTACGCTGTGGTGGCAACGATTTGGAGAAAAACAATT AGAGGTATTTGCGGACTCTCCTTTCTTTATCACGGCAGAAGCTGCGGGTGCAAAATCTTGA